The Tachyglossus aculeatus isolate mTacAcu1 chromosome 22, mTacAcu1.pri, whole genome shotgun sequence genome window below encodes:
- the LOC119944079 gene encoding olfactory receptor 9I1-like has product MAENGTEGTEFLLTGFPRQLELQRVLFWVFLVFYLLTLGGNLGIFGLIQVDTHLQTPMYFFLCHLSLLDACYSSVTVPQMLVALSSGGASVTSGQCAAQFFLFTLFGTTECFLLAVMAYDRYVAVCHPLLYVAIMTPRARWGLVSGAYAGGQLTSTIRTGCTFSLSFCKSRHVDFFFCDLPPLLKLSCTDTKAQELAIYLVAFFVIMTTMVVILVSYLFIIKAILCIRSAGGRAKTFSTCGSHMTAVALFFGTITFMYLKGSMGQALEVDKVVSVFYTVVIPMLNPMIYSLRNKEVKEALRKILHRTKFMKGHKRSTPTLS; this is encoded by the coding sequence ATGGCCGAGAACGGGACTGAAGGGACCGAGTTTCTCCTAACGGGTTTCCCCAGGCAGCTGGAACTGCAGAGGGTCCTTTTCTGGGTATTCCTGGTATtttacctcctcaccctgggaggCAACCTGGGTATATTCGGGCTCATCCAGGTGGACACCCATCTCcagacacccatgtacttctttctctgccacctctccctcctcgaCGCCTGCTACTCTTCGGTCACCGTCCCTCAGATGCTGGTGGCCCTGAGTTCCGGCGGCGCGTCCGTCACATCTGGGCAATGTGCGGCCCAGTTCTTCCTCTTCACGCTGTTTGGCACCACTGAGTGCTTCCTCCTCGCGgtcatggcctatgaccgctatgtggccGTGTGCCACCCCCTCCTCTACGTTGCCATCATGACCCCCCGGGCCCGCTGGGGTCTGGTGTCCGGGGCTTATGCAGGGGGACAGCTCACCAGCACGATCCGCACGGGctgcaccttctctctctccttctgtaagTCTCGCCACGTGGACTTCTTCTTCTGTGACCTCCCGCCCTTGTTGAAGCTGTCGTGCACTGACACCAAGGCCCAAGAGCTGGCCATCTACCTTGTAGCTTTCTTCGTCATCATGACCACCATGGTGGTGATCCTGGTCTCCTATCTGTTCATCATCAAGGCCATCCTGTGCATCCGTTCGGCCGGCGGGAGGGCCAAGACCTTCTCTACCTGTGGCTCTCACATGACTGCAGTGGCTCTGTTCTTTGGGACTATCACCTTCATGTACCTGAAAGGCAGTATGGGTCAGGCCCTGGAGGTGGACAAGGTGgtatctgtgttctacaccgtggtcatCCCCATGCTTAACCCcatgatctacagtctgaggaacaaagaggtgaaggAGGCCCTCAGGAAAATTCTTCACAGGACCAAGTTCATGAAAGGCCATAAAAGGTCAactcctactctctcctag
- the LOC119944081 gene encoding olfactory receptor 9I1-like, with the protein MAENGTEGTEFLLTGFPGRLELQRVLFWVFLVFYLLTLGGNLGIFGLIRVDTHLQTPMYFFLCHLSILDACYSSVIVPQLLVALSSGGASVTSGRCAAQFFLFTLFGTTECFLLAVMAYDRYVAVCHPLLYVAIMTPWARWGLVSGAYAGGQLSSMIRTGCTFSLSFCKSHHVDFFFCDLPPLLKLSCSDTKAQELVIYLVAFTVITTTMTVILVSYLFIIKAILCIRSAGGRAKTFSTCGSHMTAVALFFGTLAFMYLKGNMGQALEVDKVVSVFYTVVIPMLNPMIYSLRNKEVKEALRKILHRTKIMKGHKRSTPTLS; encoded by the coding sequence ATGGCCGAGAATGGGACTGAAGGAACCGAATTTCTCCTAACGGGTTTCCCCGGGCGGCTGGAACTGCAGAGGGTCCTTTTCTGGGTATTCCTGGTATtttacctcctcaccctggggggCAACCTGGGTATATTCGGGCTCATCCGGGTGGACACCCATCTCcagacacccatgtacttctttctctgcCACCTCTCCATCCTCGACGCCTGCTACTCTTCGGTCATCGTCCCTCAGTTGCTGGTGGCCCTGAGTTCCGGCGGCGCGTCCGTCACATCTGGGCGATGTGCGGCCCAGTTCTTCCTCTTCACGCTGTTTGGCACCACCGAGTGCTTCCTCCTCGCGgtcatggcctatgaccgctatgtggcTGTATGCCACCCCCTCCTCTACGTTGCCATCATGACCCCCTGGGCCCGCTGGGGGCTGGTGTCTGGGGCTTATGCAGGGGGACAGCTCAGCAGCATGATCCGCACGGGctgcaccttctctctctccttctgtaagTCTCACCACGTGGACTTCTTCTTCTGTGACCTCCCGCCCTTGCTGAAGCTGTCGTGCAGCGACACCAAGGCCCAAGAGCTGGTCATCTACCTCGTAGCTTTCACTGTCATCACGACCACCATGACGGTGATCCTGGTCTCCTACCTATTCATCATCAAGGCCATCCTGTGCATCCGTTCGGCCGGCGGGAGGGCCAAGACATTCTCTACCTGTGGCTCTCACATGACTGCAGTGGCTCTGTTCTTTGGGACTCTCGCCTTCATGTACCTGAAAGGCAAtatgggccaggccctggagGTGGACAAGGTGgtatctgtgttctacaccgtggtcatCCCCATGCTTAACCCcatgatctacagtctgaggaacaaagaggtgaaggAGGCCCTCAGGAAAATTCTCCACAGGACCAAGATCATGAAAGGCCATAAAAGGTCAactcctactctctcctag